One Vallitalea pronyensis genomic region harbors:
- a CDS encoding DsrE/DsrF/DrsH-like family protein — MAKKVLIVGGVAGGASTAARLRRMDETIDIIMFERGKYISFANCGLPYYIGGTIEERKALLLQTPEAMKERFNIDVRVENEVVAIHKEDKYLEVKDLKTGETYKEHYDTLVLSPGSTPIKPPIPGIEKDNIFSLWNIPDTDAIKAYVDNQDIKTATVIGGGFIGIEMAENLYDLGYQVNLVEMANQVMAPVDYDMSQLIHGHIASKGVHLYLENGVESFEEENGSTYVKLQDGTMLQSDMVILSIGIRPNGELAKEAGLETNKRGGIVVNEYLRTSDEHIYALGDAIEVVDYVNGEKTMIPLAGPANKQGRIVANNIVGRQEAYKGTQGTSIAKVFDLSVAATGNNEKNLNRLGKVYGKDYMMTVVQPKSHAGYYPGAIPMTIKLMFDLEGKVLGAGIVGYDGVDKRIDVIATLMRMGGTIHDLKELELAYAPPFSSAKDPVNMAGFTAENILRGDMEPIIWSEIEQADQDKSILLDVRDKIELDLGYIEGAKHIPVNDLRQRMHELDKEKEILIYCAVGIRGYIAARLLNQHGYKVKNLIGGYNFYKCVIKDFTKEVNPIECDYSDKKKQDIPLINAAESDEITIRLNACGLQCPGPILQVSEKMKEVNEGDILEISATDPGFPVDVRAWCEKTGNVFMRTEKRAKEFVVWIKKGSGKAKKQEVNHSDKSTMVVFSGDMDKALASFIIANGAAAMGKDVTMFFTFWGLNILRRAEKVNVNKSFIEKMFGFMMPKGVNKLQLSKMNMGGMGTAMMKKVMKDKNVNSLDDLIGSAMKNGVKIVACTMSMDVMGIKEEELIDGIELGGVAAYLGETDTANHNLFI; from the coding sequence ATGGCAAAAAAAGTATTGATTGTGGGCGGTGTAGCTGGTGGGGCTAGTACGGCTGCTCGACTTAGAAGAATGGATGAAACCATAGACATCATAATGTTTGAGAGAGGTAAATACATCTCTTTTGCTAACTGTGGATTACCCTATTATATAGGTGGAACAATTGAAGAAAGAAAAGCATTGCTGTTACAAACACCAGAAGCTATGAAAGAAAGGTTCAATATTGATGTAAGGGTTGAAAATGAAGTGGTAGCCATCCATAAAGAGGATAAATACTTGGAGGTAAAAGATTTAAAAACAGGAGAAACCTATAAAGAGCATTATGATACATTAGTGTTATCACCTGGTTCTACTCCTATTAAACCTCCCATTCCAGGTATTGAAAAAGACAATATTTTCTCTTTATGGAATATACCCGATACAGATGCCATAAAAGCTTATGTGGATAACCAGGATATAAAAACGGCAACGGTTATCGGTGGTGGCTTTATTGGTATCGAAATGGCAGAGAACCTATATGACTTGGGCTATCAGGTAAATCTTGTTGAGATGGCTAATCAGGTCATGGCACCAGTGGACTATGATATGTCTCAACTTATACATGGGCATATTGCTTCAAAAGGGGTTCACCTGTATTTAGAGAATGGCGTGGAATCTTTTGAAGAAGAAAATGGCAGCACTTACGTGAAGCTGCAAGACGGTACCATGCTTCAATCGGATATGGTTATTCTATCCATTGGTATAAGACCAAATGGTGAATTAGCAAAAGAGGCAGGTCTTGAAACCAATAAGCGTGGGGGTATTGTGGTGAATGAATACCTTAGAACAAGTGATGAACACATCTACGCACTAGGTGATGCCATTGAAGTTGTGGATTACGTTAACGGTGAAAAAACCATGATTCCTTTGGCTGGACCAGCCAATAAACAAGGACGTATTGTGGCCAATAACATTGTAGGTCGTCAAGAAGCCTATAAAGGTACCCAAGGTACATCAATCGCAAAAGTCTTTGACCTGTCCGTAGCAGCAACAGGTAATAATGAGAAAAACTTAAACCGTCTTGGAAAAGTATATGGAAAAGACTATATGATGACTGTGGTACAACCTAAATCCCATGCAGGCTATTATCCTGGAGCAATACCTATGACCATAAAGCTCATGTTTGACTTAGAAGGTAAGGTTCTTGGAGCAGGTATTGTAGGTTATGATGGTGTAGATAAGCGTATTGATGTCATCGCTACACTCATGCGAATGGGTGGTACAATTCATGATTTAAAAGAACTAGAATTAGCTTATGCACCACCATTTTCCTCAGCAAAAGATCCTGTTAACATGGCTGGGTTTACGGCTGAAAATATATTAAGAGGTGATATGGAGCCTATTATCTGGTCAGAGATTGAGCAAGCAGATCAAGATAAAAGTATCCTTCTTGATGTGAGAGACAAAATTGAACTGGACCTTGGTTACATTGAAGGTGCTAAGCATATACCTGTCAATGATTTAAGACAACGTATGCATGAATTGGATAAAGAAAAAGAGATCCTTATCTATTGTGCTGTAGGTATTCGGGGATATATAGCTGCTAGATTGCTGAATCAGCACGGTTATAAAGTGAAGAACTTGATAGGTGGTTATAATTTCTATAAATGTGTTATAAAAGATTTCACAAAAGAAGTAAATCCTATAGAGTGCGATTATAGTGATAAAAAAAAACAAGATATCCCATTGATAAATGCAGCTGAATCCGATGAGATAACCATTCGCCTTAATGCTTGTGGTCTACAGTGCCCAGGACCTATTCTTCAAGTGAGTGAAAAGATGAAGGAAGTGAATGAGGGCGATATTCTCGAAATATCTGCTACAGACCCAGGATTTCCAGTAGATGTAAGGGCTTGGTGTGAAAAAACAGGTAACGTGTTTATGCGAACAGAAAAAAGAGCCAAGGAATTTGTTGTCTGGATTAAAAAAGGTTCGGGTAAAGCTAAAAAGCAAGAGGTGAACCATTCAGATAAAAGTACCATGGTCGTATTCTCAGGGGATATGGATAAAGCATTAGCTTCATTTATCATTGCTAACGGTGCTGCTGCAATGGGAAAAGACGTCACCATGTTTTTCACATTCTGGGGACTTAACATTCTTAGACGAGCTGAAAAAGTAAATGTGAATAAATCCTTTATTGAAAAAATGTTTGGTTTTATGATGCCTAAAGGTGTGAATAAATTGCAACTTTCTAAAATGAACATGGGTGGTATGGGAACGGCCATGATGAAAAAAGTCATGAAAGATAAAAATGTTAATTCCCTTGATGACTTAATTGGATCAGCTATGAAAAACGGCGTTAAGATAGTAGCATGCACCATGTCCATGGATGTCATGGGTATTAAAGAAGAAGAATTAATTGATGGTATTGAACTAGGTGGTGTGGCGGCATATCTAGGCGAAACGGATACCGCTAACCACAATTTATTTATTTAA
- a CDS encoding ABC transporter ATP-binding protein, which produces MLKISSLEAGYGESQVLFGITLHIEKGDIVSMVGSNAAGKTTLLNIISGINKSWRGKVEFLGQDITDITPEKRIEMGLIQCPEGRRLFPGMTVLENLLLGAYAHRAQHNMDENLEKAYHMFPRLYERRYQLAGSLSGGEQQMCAIGRAIMANPELLILDEPSLGLAPIIVQQMFEIIREINAKGVTIFLVEQNVNKALSLAKKGYVIESGEIVMEGTGQALLHNDDLRKAYLGV; this is translated from the coding sequence ATGTTGAAAATTAGCAGCCTAGAAGCAGGTTATGGTGAAAGTCAAGTATTATTTGGTATCACGTTACATATTGAAAAAGGCGACATTGTGAGTATGGTTGGTTCAAATGCAGCAGGAAAGACAACTTTGCTTAACATCATTTCAGGCATTAACAAATCATGGAGAGGCAAAGTTGAGTTCTTAGGTCAAGATATCACAGACATAACACCTGAGAAAAGGATTGAGATGGGCTTGATCCAATGTCCAGAAGGCAGGCGATTATTCCCGGGAATGACAGTTCTTGAAAATTTATTATTAGGTGCTTATGCACATAGGGCACAACACAATATGGATGAGAATCTTGAGAAGGCTTATCACATGTTTCCCAGATTATATGAAAGAAGGTATCAGCTTGCAGGGTCTTTATCAGGAGGGGAACAGCAGATGTGTGCCATTGGACGGGCTATCATGGCCAACCCAGAACTGCTTATTTTAGATGAACCGTCATTAGGTTTAGCACCTATTATCGTACAGCAGATGTTTGAAATCATAAGAGAAATTAATGCAAAAGGAGTCACCATATTTTTAGTGGAGCAAAATGTGAATAAGGCACTGTCACTGGCTAAAAAAGGTTATGTAATTGAAAGTGGCGAAATCGTTATGGAGGGTACGGGTCAAGCATTATTACATAATGATGACCTTAGAAAAGCATATTTAGGTGTTTAG
- a CDS encoding AI-2E family transporter — protein MQNNHKPFDPYKYIPFLIIVFLIAKFIFKTGNLTWFLSSFKSLIFASIIIYLLSPVVRLIKTKLKFRHTISVLLTYFIVFAFIALFIMLIAPTITDSVNALINNFPSTEEMMAYVNNSFLQEFVSADTIDNLIETIDQSVVKFSSNILSFSSSVISSITGFISNLALLILSLFMAFYALRDSEEIPPKLKRLVRAFLPKKYADWTIRVGRLTDKALKQFLIGKMYTCIILGLLVSIAIYVVNMLSPLHIPYAPLMGLIIGLTNIIPYIGPFIGTIPCLFFALFSGVWEAVALLIVVIVMQQIDNIIVSPKIIGNTVGLKPFWVVASVTIGGSFFGAMGMILAVPIASVIIILVEERVARVTP, from the coding sequence ATGCAAAACAATCATAAACCATTTGATCCCTACAAATATATACCTTTTCTTATTATTGTTTTTTTAATTGCAAAATTCATATTTAAGACAGGCAACCTAACATGGTTTTTATCGTCTTTTAAATCCTTGATTTTTGCATCCATCATTATTTATTTATTAAGCCCCGTTGTTAGGCTAATCAAAACCAAATTAAAATTTCGTCACACCATTAGTGTTTTGCTGACCTATTTTATAGTGTTTGCTTTTATCGCACTCTTTATTATGTTAATTGCTCCAACCATTACGGATAGTGTCAATGCACTCATTAATAATTTCCCAAGTACAGAAGAAATGATGGCCTACGTGAACAATTCCTTTTTACAAGAATTTGTCAGTGCGGATACCATCGACAATCTCATTGAAACCATTGATCAATCCGTCGTCAAGTTTTCTAGTAATATATTAAGCTTTTCATCGTCTGTTATTTCATCCATTACTGGTTTTATCAGTAACTTGGCTTTACTGATTTTATCCTTATTTATGGCTTTCTATGCGTTACGAGATTCAGAAGAAATACCACCTAAGCTAAAAAGACTCGTACGGGCTTTCTTACCAAAGAAATATGCCGATTGGACCATAAGAGTCGGCAGACTAACGGATAAAGCTCTCAAGCAATTCTTAATTGGTAAGATGTACACCTGTATCATTCTTGGTTTATTAGTTAGTATTGCTATATATGTGGTCAATATGTTATCGCCTCTGCATATTCCATATGCGCCACTTATGGGGCTTATCATAGGTCTTACCAATATTATTCCTTATATTGGACCTTTTATTGGTACGATACCTTGTCTATTCTTTGCTTTATTCTCAGGTGTCTGGGAAGCTGTAGCACTATTGATTGTTGTCATTGTGATGCAGCAAATTGACAATATTATTGTTAGTCCAAAAATCATCGGCAATACGGTTGGTTTAAAACCCTTCTGGGTTGTTGCTTCCGTAACCATTGGTGGTAGTTTCTTTGGTGCTATGGGTATGATTCTGGCTGTTCCTATAGCTTCTGTTATTATCATTTTGGTAGAAGAACGTGTTGCAAGAGTAACCCCCTAA
- a CDS encoding branched-chain amino acid ABC transporter permease — translation MLIQLIVSGILLGGIYALLSIGLSLMLGVSKFINFAHGDFVMIGMYLTYLFYASFKLNPYISWPLVLVGGAVFGVVIFTIAKRAIGKSPVNQILLTLGLSMILQNVILLIFKSDFKAIPSEFSNSIKVGTVFVSGAQLITFGLAILTTVGFLIFIKNTRLGRAMRAVGEDRNASKLMGINVPKIDLMVFCLGTVMAAFSGALLMTMYPTYPTVGSGYNLLAWITVILGGLGHLQGALIAALIIGISETLTGFYLGADLRQLVYFVIFIIVLVVSPQGLFHKFSIRKVKRL, via the coding sequence ATGCTAATACAATTGATTGTATCAGGCATATTGTTAGGTGGGATATATGCATTATTAAGTATTGGTTTATCGTTAATGTTAGGTGTGTCAAAGTTTATTAACTTTGCCCATGGTGATTTTGTGATGATCGGTATGTATTTAACCTACTTGTTCTATGCATCATTTAAATTAAACCCTTATATTTCTTGGCCTTTAGTCTTGGTCGGTGGAGCTGTCTTTGGTGTAGTCATATTTACCATCGCTAAACGTGCCATTGGTAAAAGTCCCGTTAATCAAATCTTGTTAACACTTGGGCTATCTATGATCTTACAAAATGTGATTCTCTTAATTTTTAAATCCGATTTTAAAGCTATTCCTTCGGAGTTTTCGAATAGCATCAAAGTAGGTACAGTTTTTGTTTCTGGGGCTCAACTGATTACATTTGGGTTAGCCATTCTTACTACCGTTGGCTTTTTAATTTTTATTAAGAACACAAGGCTTGGAAGAGCCATGAGAGCTGTTGGAGAAGATAGGAATGCCAGTAAACTCATGGGCATCAATGTACCCAAAATTGATCTCATGGTATTTTGCCTTGGAACAGTGATGGCCGCTTTTTCAGGAGCATTATTGATGACCATGTATCCCACATATCCAACAGTTGGTTCTGGCTATAATCTATTGGCTTGGATAACCGTTATCTTGGGTGGATTAGGACACCTTCAAGGGGCATTAATTGCTGCATTGATAATAGGTATAAGCGAAACGTTAACAGGATTTTACTTGGGTGCAGACCTTAGACAATTGGTGTATTTTGTCATATTCATTATCGTATTGGTTGTTTCACCTCAGGGTCTATTTCACAAATTTTCAATAAGGAAGGTGAAGAGACTATGA
- a CDS encoding ABC transporter ATP-binding protein: protein MTKKFGGLTAVDDVGFHIKQGSIVGLIGPNGSGKTTLFNLVSGVYPLTAGWIEFNGIDITKMKSHAIAKLGLVRTFQIVKPFNNITALENVVVGAFQKYSNRVDAEKKAIQSMKMLGLLKYKDIQPQHLPLAIKKKLEIARIISTEPEIVLLDEVMGGLNPQETEEIVETIIKINQTGITVLLIEHKMKCIMKLSEDVVVLNNGAMIAHGEPEAVVNDTEVIRAYLGDDYHVEN, encoded by the coding sequence GTGACAAAGAAATTTGGGGGACTTACGGCAGTTGATGATGTAGGCTTTCATATTAAGCAAGGTTCAATTGTTGGATTAATTGGTCCAAATGGATCAGGCAAGACCACATTATTTAACCTTGTTTCAGGTGTTTATCCACTAACTGCTGGGTGGATAGAATTCAATGGTATTGACATCACGAAGATGAAGAGCCATGCTATTGCAAAACTTGGATTGGTTAGGACGTTTCAGATTGTTAAACCCTTTAATAACATTACAGCATTAGAAAATGTGGTGGTGGGCGCGTTTCAGAAGTATAGTAATCGTGTAGATGCAGAAAAAAAGGCCATTCAATCCATGAAGATGCTTGGATTATTAAAATACAAAGACATCCAACCACAGCATCTGCCTCTAGCCATTAAAAAGAAACTTGAAATAGCACGTATCATTTCTACTGAACCGGAGATTGTTTTGTTGGATGAAGTTATGGGAGGACTTAATCCCCAAGAAACAGAAGAAATTGTTGAAACGATTATTAAGATTAATCAGACAGGAATCACTGTGTTACTCATTGAACACAAGATGAAATGCATCATGAAGCTATCAGAAGATGTGGTCGTGCTGAACAACGGTGCTATGATAGCTCATGGTGAGCCTGAAGCAGTGGTTAATGATACGGAGGTAATTAGGGCATATTTAGGAGATGACTATCATGTTGAAAATTAG
- a CDS encoding YhdH/YhfP family quinone oxidoreductase gives MKQDKFKAMQIKEHENNTFTRSIVYRSVKDLPDGDVLIQVKYSSLNYKDALSATGNKGVTKIYPHTPGIDASGIVVESKTPAFKHGDEVLVTGYDLGMNTPGGYGQYIRVPADWVVLLPPNLSLKESQIYGTAGFTAGLSVNKIIESGIEPEDGELLVTGATGGVGSIAVRILSKLGYHVIASTGKSQQKVTLLDMGAKDIILREAIDDASGKALLKARWAGVIDVVGGNTLATAIKSTQYGGSVTCCGNIASHKFTTSVYPFILRGVSLFGIDSGICPMPLRRKIWNLLANEWKPNNLDIDTEVIALEELDIKIDRILQGKNKGRTLVDMQM, from the coding sequence ATGAAACAAGATAAATTTAAAGCCATGCAAATAAAAGAACATGAAAACAATACGTTTACACGTTCCATTGTTTATCGTTCAGTTAAAGATCTTCCTGATGGCGACGTATTAATTCAGGTTAAATATTCTTCTCTAAACTACAAAGATGCACTTTCAGCCACTGGAAATAAAGGCGTGACGAAAATATATCCTCATACACCTGGCATTGATGCATCAGGTATAGTTGTTGAAAGTAAAACGCCAGCATTTAAACACGGTGATGAAGTGCTCGTTACAGGTTATGACTTAGGTATGAATACTCCTGGAGGCTATGGCCAATACATTAGGGTACCTGCTGACTGGGTAGTCTTGCTACCTCCTAATCTTTCTTTAAAAGAAAGTCAAATCTATGGTACAGCAGGTTTTACAGCAGGTCTTTCGGTTAATAAAATCATTGAATCTGGCATTGAACCAGAAGATGGGGAACTATTAGTGACTGGTGCTACGGGAGGTGTAGGAAGTATTGCTGTACGTATTCTTTCTAAACTAGGCTATCACGTTATTGCATCAACTGGAAAATCCCAGCAAAAAGTAACATTATTGGACATGGGAGCTAAAGATATTATTTTACGTGAAGCGATAGATGATGCTTCTGGAAAAGCTCTCTTAAAAGCTAGATGGGCAGGTGTTATTGATGTGGTAGGTGGCAATACCCTTGCAACAGCCATAAAATCTACTCAATATGGTGGAAGTGTCACATGCTGCGGCAATATTGCATCCCATAAATTTACCACTTCAGTCTACCCCTTTATCTTAAGAGGTGTATCGCTATTTGGTATTGATTCAGGTATTTGCCCAATGCCCCTAAGACGTAAAATCTGGAACCTATTGGCTAATGAATGGAAACCCAATAATTTGGATATTGATACTGAAGTCATTGCTTTAGAAGAATTGGATATAAAAATAGATAGGATTCTACAAGGCAAAAATAAAGGCCGTACACTTGTCGACATGCAAATGTAG
- a CDS encoding ABC transporter substrate-binding protein, translating to MKKLSKRISIILVLSMILSGCGNAGKETTSGSTDKENTDTPIKIGVIQPRSGNLAVSGEDSYLGSKIAFDLINERGGINGRQIEIVAADVPDQTAAQNEVNRLIQNEGVKVITGIYGSAMAEVAGNVTNRNDVLYWESISVTDKLTSKGYKGVFRTHVNGSGFGAQAAKIAGTFADDIGMDVKDMKVAIICENGDFGQSVARGVEKYAEETGMQIVLNELYDSKSTDTSPIVLQMKAAEPDVVIATSYINDGIDITKQSKILDFNPKLYIGIGSGYGLPAYYDALGENAEGIIDIDPSKKPVYDSLSPELAEAVKEFEKRFEQERGYEPPVIGYLTFQSAWVLAYNVIEVAGGVDDYQAMIDAAHAIDLPEGSLPTGAGIKFDSFGQNMRASLVAMQWQNGQLETIYPEAMASKEAIMIPRPKWSER from the coding sequence ATGAAAAAATTATCAAAAAGGATCAGTATTATCTTAGTGTTATCTATGATTTTAAGTGGCTGTGGAAACGCTGGTAAAGAGACAACAAGTGGTAGTACAGATAAAGAAAATACTGATACCCCTATTAAAATTGGTGTTATTCAACCTAGAAGTGGTAATTTAGCCGTTTCCGGTGAAGATAGTTACCTCGGATCAAAAATAGCTTTTGACTTGATAAATGAACGTGGAGGTATCAATGGTAGACAAATTGAAATCGTTGCAGCAGATGTTCCAGACCAAACTGCGGCACAAAATGAAGTGAACAGGCTGATTCAGAATGAAGGAGTAAAAGTGATTACGGGCATATACGGTAGTGCAATGGCTGAAGTTGCGGGGAATGTCACCAATCGAAATGATGTCCTTTATTGGGAGTCCATATCTGTTACAGATAAATTAACATCTAAAGGCTACAAAGGTGTCTTTAGAACTCATGTTAATGGTAGTGGTTTTGGTGCACAAGCAGCTAAAATAGCAGGAACATTTGCAGATGACATTGGTATGGATGTTAAAGATATGAAAGTGGCTATCATATGTGAAAATGGTGATTTTGGTCAGTCAGTTGCAAGAGGTGTGGAAAAATACGCGGAAGAAACAGGTATGCAAATCGTCCTTAATGAATTATACGACAGCAAATCAACGGATACATCACCCATCGTATTACAAATGAAAGCAGCTGAACCAGACGTTGTTATTGCTACATCTTATATCAATGATGGTATTGACATTACAAAGCAATCAAAAATATTGGACTTTAATCCTAAACTATACATTGGTATTGGATCAGGCTATGGTTTACCTGCTTATTATGATGCGTTAGGTGAAAATGCAGAAGGCATAATTGATATTGATCCATCTAAAAAACCTGTGTATGACAGTCTTTCTCCTGAACTTGCGGAAGCGGTAAAAGAATTTGAAAAAAGATTTGAACAAGAAAGAGGTTATGAACCTCCAGTAATAGGCTATTTAACTTTCCAATCAGCTTGGGTACTTGCCTATAACGTAATTGAAGTTGCTGGTGGGGTTGATGATTACCAAGCTATGATTGATGCTGCACATGCAATTGACCTTCCAGAAGGTTCATTACCTACAGGTGCAGGTATTAAGTTTGATTCATTTGGACAAAACATGCGAGCATCATTGGTTGCTATGCAGTGGCAGAATGGTCAATTAGAAACAATTTATCCAGAAGCTATGGCATCAAAAGAAGCGATTATGATTCCTCGTCCAAAGTGGTCAGAGCGATAG
- a CDS encoding LptM family lipoprotein, with product MMSRKICIVTILLCLVTLSGCAQSSQPAPDKDMKNDPSSLSFDYDFEENMHGWTSGFSGISEHYLSKGYDMNFTHGDYTYMDTTNKGIYLAGNNLESDLFMYTMKKFGKPDGLSPLTAYAVHLRFDAISTMPTHIDDDPEKQIYVKAGVVNVLPEPELTVENNENFYRVNLDKGEPSADGNDLSTLGSVAIGSSHEQIYGQKAFEKTFYVSTNNLSELWVVIGTDTSREGSSSIYIDNVQVSITKE from the coding sequence ATGATGTCACGAAAAATATGTATTGTCACTATATTACTTTGCCTTGTAACACTCAGTGGTTGTGCCCAGTCCTCTCAACCAGCCCCTGATAAGGACATGAAAAATGATCCTTCATCTTTATCTTTTGATTATGATTTTGAAGAAAATATGCATGGATGGACAAGCGGATTCTCAGGCATTAGTGAGCACTATTTGTCTAAAGGTTATGACATGAATTTTACCCACGGTGATTATACCTACATGGATACAACCAATAAAGGGATCTATCTTGCAGGAAACAATCTTGAAAGTGATTTGTTTATGTACACCATGAAAAAATTTGGTAAACCCGATGGTTTAAGCCCTTTAACAGCCTATGCTGTTCACCTGCGTTTTGACGCCATATCAACCATGCCAACCCATATTGATGATGACCCAGAAAAGCAGATTTATGTCAAAGCAGGTGTTGTTAACGTTCTACCTGAGCCAGAACTTACTGTGGAAAATAATGAAAACTTTTATCGGGTGAATCTGGATAAAGGAGAACCCTCAGCAGATGGCAATGACCTATCAACACTAGGAAGTGTAGCAATTGGTTCAAGTCATGAACAAATCTATGGACAAAAAGCTTTTGAAAAAACATTTTATGTAAGTACCAATAATCTTAGTGAACTCTGGGTTGTTATTGGTACGGACACATCTCGAGAAGGGTCCAGCTCCATTTATATTGATAATGTTCAGGTATCCATTACAAAAGAATAG
- a CDS encoding MarR family winged helix-turn-helix transcriptional regulator: MNDRYIVYFISSTKKKMTKYIESQLIENELFDLIPSHGNILTNLYDHHKKLTMKEIAKRIGRDKSTVTPLVNKLVKLGYVEKEKSQEDKRTTYLVLTNKGKEIESKFRAISDEVISTAYEGFTEEDKEIFLKYLKRLNNNFDVDVKAT, from the coding sequence ATGAACGATCGATATATTGTTTACTTTATCAGTAGTACAAAGAAAAAGATGACCAAGTATATTGAAAGCCAGTTAATAGAAAATGAATTGTTTGATTTAATACCATCTCATGGAAATATCCTTACAAATTTGTACGATCATCATAAAAAATTAACCATGAAGGAAATTGCAAAACGTATTGGAAGAGATAAATCAACGGTGACACCGTTAGTGAATAAGTTAGTCAAGCTTGGGTATGTTGAAAAAGAAAAATCACAAGAAGATAAACGAACAACGTATTTAGTCCTCACCAATAAGGGAAAAGAAATTGAATCCAAGTTTAGAGCCATTTCCGATGAAGTTATTTCAACTGCCTACGAAGGATTTACAGAAGAAGACAAAGAAATATTTCTTAAATACTTGAAACGATTAAATAATAATTTTGATGTGGACGTAAAAGCCACTTGA
- the trpS gene encoding tryptophan--tRNA ligase: MTYVGAQAEKKKVIFSGVQPTGVITIGNYLGAIKNWTKLQEDYNCLFCVVDMHSITVRQDPVLLRKRARDLLCMYIAAGLDPEKNIMYYQSHVSAHAELAWILSCFTYMGELNRMTQFKEKSSKQGANINAGLYTYPILMAADILLYQSDLVPVGHDQKQHLELAREIATRFNNVYGDVLTVPDPYIAKIGAKIMSLQEPTKKMSKSDENPNGFISLLDEPNVILNKIKRAVTDSDREVTYSDDKPGVKNLIDIYSCTTGESIETSIERFNGKGYGELKSIVGEAVVEELRPIQETFKDLQKNKDYIDGIIKKNGETANYLATKTLRKVQKKVGFPVRIR, from the coding sequence GTGACATATGTGGGTGCTCAAGCTGAAAAGAAAAAAGTCATTTTTAGTGGCGTTCAACCAACAGGCGTTATTACAATTGGTAATTATCTAGGAGCGATTAAAAATTGGACAAAGCTGCAAGAGGATTATAATTGTTTGTTCTGCGTGGTTGATATGCATTCCATCACAGTAAGGCAAGATCCTGTTTTACTTAGAAAACGAGCTAGAGATTTATTATGTATGTATATAGCAGCTGGACTTGATCCAGAGAAAAATATAATGTATTATCAATCCCATGTTTCAGCACATGCTGAACTTGCTTGGATTCTTAGTTGTTTCACTTATATGGGTGAGCTCAATCGGATGACCCAATTCAAAGAAAAATCATCAAAACAAGGAGCTAATATTAATGCAGGACTCTATACGTATCCCATATTAATGGCTGCTGACATTTTATTATACCAATCAGATTTAGTACCTGTGGGCCACGATCAAAAACAACATCTTGAGTTAGCCCGGGAGATTGCTACCCGATTTAACAATGTTTACGGTGACGTTCTAACAGTGCCTGATCCATATATCGCAAAAATAGGTGCAAAGATTATGAGCTTACAAGAGCCCACCAAGAAGATGTCCAAATCCGATGAAAATCCTAATGGCTTCATTTCCTTATTAGATGAACCCAATGTGATATTGAATAAAATTAAACGTGCTGTTACAGACTCAGACCGTGAAGTCACTTATTCCGATGATAAACCGGGTGTGAAAAACCTCATTGATATTTATTCATGTACAACTGGTGAGTCCATTGAGACCTCCATAGAACGTTTTAATGGAAAAGGTTACGGTGAGTTAAAGTCGATTGTGGGGGAAGCTGTTGTAGAAGAACTTAGACCCATACAAGAAACATTCAAGGATTTGCAGAAAAATAAAGATTATATTGATGGTATCATTAAGAAAAATGGTGAGACAGCTAATTATCTAGCAACAAAAACACTTCGAAAAGTGCAGAAAAAAGTTGGATTTCCTGTCCGCATTCGATAA